The following proteins come from a genomic window of Achromobacter sp. AONIH1:
- the folP gene encoding dihydropteroate synthase: protein MANNFLCGRFEFDLERPLVMGIVNVTPDSFSDGGRHDDTDSAVAHARGLIAEGAHILDLGGESTRPGAEPVSAADELARLLPVIEALRDCGVPLSIDTFKPEVMRAVLDAGADMINDIYGFRQPGAIEAVAQSRCGLCVMHMKGEPRTMQASPPEYTDLIGEIGLFLGSRAQKLRAAWVDPRRIVLDPGFGFGKTADQNFQLLRRLSSLRSSSYPLLIGLSRKNMIGQATGRSVDDRLPGSIAAALACVARGASIVRVHDVAATVDALKVWQAAEQGAICS from the coding sequence ATGGCGAATAACTTTCTTTGCGGGCGCTTCGAGTTCGATCTCGAGCGCCCGCTTGTCATGGGTATCGTCAATGTCACGCCGGATTCCTTTTCCGATGGCGGCCGGCATGACGACACCGACTCGGCGGTGGCGCACGCGCGTGGCCTGATCGCCGAAGGCGCGCACATCCTGGACCTGGGCGGGGAATCCACCCGCCCCGGCGCCGAGCCCGTCTCGGCCGCCGACGAGCTGGCGCGCCTGCTGCCGGTGATCGAGGCGCTGCGCGATTGCGGCGTGCCCCTGTCGATCGACACCTTCAAGCCCGAAGTCATGCGCGCCGTGCTGGATGCCGGCGCCGACATGATCAACGACATCTACGGCTTCCGGCAGCCCGGCGCCATCGAGGCGGTGGCGCAGTCGCGCTGCGGGTTGTGCGTGATGCACATGAAGGGAGAGCCGCGCACCATGCAGGCCAGCCCGCCCGAGTACACCGACCTGATCGGCGAGATCGGCCTGTTCCTGGGATCGCGCGCGCAGAAGCTGCGCGCCGCCTGGGTGGACCCCCGCCGCATCGTGCTGGATCCGGGCTTCGGCTTCGGCAAGACGGCGGACCAGAACTTCCAACTGCTGCGCCGGTTGTCCAGCCTGCGCAGTTCCAGCTATCCGCTGCTGATCGGCCTGTCGCGCAAGAACATGATCGGGCAGGCCACCGGCCGGTCCGTCGACGACCGGCTGCCCGGCAGCATTGCCGCCGCCCTGGCCTGCGTGGCGCGTGGCGCGTCCATCGTGCGGGTGCACGATGTGGCCGCCACGGTCGACGCGCTGAAGGTCTGGCAGGCGGCTGAACAAGGAGCAATTTGTTCATGA
- the ftsH gene encoding ATP-dependent zinc metalloprotease FtsH codes for MNNSFSKVAVWMVIALVLFTVFKQFDGRAQTQDGVTYTQFMDDAKAGRIRKVDVQGGPGGDVLYVTPDAGRAYTLTSPGDLWMVSDLLKYGVQVSGKPREEQSLLMSIFVSWFPMLLLIGVWVFFMRQMQGGGRGGAFSFGKSRARMLDENTNQITFVDVAGCDEAKEDVQELVDFLRDPSKFQKLGGRIPRGVLMVGSPGTGKTLLAKAIAGEAKVPFFSISGSDFVEMFVGVGAARVRDMFENAKKHAPCIIFIDEIDAVGRQRGAGLGGGNDEREQTLNQMLVEMDGFESGQGVIVIAATNRPDVLDPALLRPGRFDRQVVVPLPDIRGREQILKVHMRKVPLSPNVDATVLARGTPGFSGADLANLVNEAALFAARRNGRTVDMSDFEKAKDKIIMGAERRSIVMPEEERKNTAYHESGHAIVARLLPKTDPVHKVTIIPRGRALGVTMQLPETDRYSMDKGRLLSTIAVLFGGRIAEEIFMDQMTTGASNDFERATAIARDIVTRYGMTDELGPMVYAENEGEVFLGRSVTKTTHMSEATMQKVDTEIRRIIDEQYSVARKILEDNRDKVEVMTSALLEWETIDADQINDIIEGRPPRPPKTPQGPSDTSDTPPTGLAAGGNTAAAV; via the coding sequence TTGAACAACTCATTTTCGAAAGTCGCTGTCTGGATGGTGATAGCCCTTGTGCTGTTCACCGTCTTCAAGCAGTTTGACGGACGCGCCCAGACCCAGGACGGCGTGACCTACACGCAGTTCATGGACGACGCCAAGGCGGGACGCATCCGCAAGGTGGACGTGCAGGGTGGTCCTGGCGGCGACGTGCTGTACGTCACCCCGGACGCCGGTCGCGCCTACACGCTGACCTCGCCGGGCGACCTCTGGATGGTCTCCGACCTGCTGAAGTACGGCGTGCAGGTGTCGGGCAAGCCGCGCGAAGAGCAGTCGCTGCTGATGAGCATCTTCGTGTCCTGGTTCCCCATGCTGCTGCTGATCGGCGTCTGGGTGTTCTTCATGCGCCAGATGCAGGGCGGCGGTCGTGGCGGCGCGTTCAGCTTCGGCAAGTCGCGCGCCCGCATGCTTGACGAGAACACCAACCAGATCACCTTCGTGGACGTGGCCGGCTGCGACGAAGCCAAGGAAGACGTCCAGGAACTGGTCGACTTCCTGCGCGACCCGAGCAAGTTCCAGAAGCTGGGCGGTCGCATTCCGCGCGGCGTGCTGATGGTCGGCTCGCCCGGTACCGGCAAGACGTTGCTGGCCAAGGCCATCGCCGGCGAGGCCAAGGTGCCGTTCTTCAGCATCTCGGGTTCCGACTTCGTTGAAATGTTCGTCGGCGTGGGCGCGGCCCGCGTGCGCGACATGTTCGAGAACGCCAAGAAGCATGCGCCCTGCATCATCTTCATCGACGAAATCGACGCGGTCGGCCGCCAGCGTGGCGCCGGCCTGGGCGGCGGCAACGACGAACGCGAGCAGACCCTGAACCAGATGCTGGTCGAGATGGACGGCTTCGAGTCGGGCCAGGGCGTCATCGTGATCGCCGCGACCAACCGTCCCGACGTGCTCGACCCCGCGCTGCTGCGTCCGGGCCGCTTCGACCGCCAGGTCGTGGTGCCGCTGCCCGACATCCGTGGCCGCGAGCAGATCCTGAAGGTCCACATGCGCAAGGTTCCGCTGTCGCCGAACGTGGACGCGACCGTCCTGGCGCGCGGCACCCCGGGCTTCTCCGGCGCCGACCTGGCCAACCTGGTCAACGAAGCCGCCCTGTTCGCCGCCCGCCGCAATGGCCGCACGGTCGACATGTCCGACTTCGAAAAGGCCAAGGACAAGATCATCATGGGCGCGGAACGCCGCTCCATCGTGATGCCCGAAGAGGAGCGCAAGAACACCGCGTACCACGAGTCCGGCCACGCGATCGTCGCCCGCCTGCTGCCCAAGACCGACCCGGTCCACAAGGTCACCATCATCCCGCGCGGCCGCGCGCTGGGCGTGACCATGCAGCTGCCTGAGACCGACCGCTACAGCATGGACAAGGGCCGCCTGCTGTCCACCATCGCCGTGCTGTTCGGCGGCCGCATCGCCGAAGAAATCTTCATGGACCAGATGACGACGGGCGCCTCGAACGACTTCGAACGCGCCACCGCCATCGCCCGCGACATCGTCACGCGCTACGGCATGACCGACGAGCTGGGCCCCATGGTCTATGCCGAGAACGAAGGCGAAGTGTTCCTGGGCCGCAGCGTCACCAAGACCACGCACATGTCCGAAGCCACCATGCAGAAGGTGGACACCGAGATCCGCCGCATCATCGACGAGCAGTACAGCGTCGCGCGCAAGATCCTGGAAGACAACCGCGACAAGGTCGAAGTGATGACCTCGGCGCTGCTCGAATGGGAAACCATCGACGCCGACCAGATCAACGACATCATCGAGGGCCGCCCGCCGCGTCCCCCGAAGACGCCGCAAGGCCCGTCCGACACCTCCGACACGCCGCCCACCGGGCTGGCCGCCGGCGGCAACACGGCAGCCGCCGTCTGA